Proteins from one Dermacentor variabilis isolate Ectoservices chromosome 1, ASM5094787v1, whole genome shotgun sequence genomic window:
- the LOC142572362 gene encoding uncharacterized protein LOC142572362, protein MKLLLALTVCGLAVSLVTAGFLGGGGGGFGGGGGGPWRSGGSFGGFGGGGGPWRGGGGGGFGGGGGPWRSGGSFGGFGGGGGPWRGGGGLGGFGGGLKGGFGGGGFGGGGPWRSGGGFGGFGGGGGPWRGGGGGGFGGGGWRVGGGGFGGGGRGWW, encoded by the exons ATGAAGCTTTTG TTGGCGCTGACCGTGTGCGGGCTCGCCGTGAGCCTCGTGACCGCCGGGtttctcggcggcggcggcgggggcttcggcggcggcggcggcggcccatGGAGGAGCGGCGGTAGTTTCGGAGGCTTCGGTGGTGGCGGTGGGCCCTGgaggggcggcggcggcggtggtttCGGTGGTGGCGGTGGACCATGGAGGAGCGGCGGTAGTTTCGGAGGCTTCGGTGGTGGCGGTGGGCCCTGGAGGGGCGGCGGTGGCCTCGGAGGTTTCGGTGGAGGCCTTAAGGGCGGCTTCGGAGGAGGCGGCTTTGGAGGCGGCGGTCCGTGGAGGAGCGGTGGCGGTTTTGGAGGCTTCGGTGGTGGCGGTGGCCCCTGGaggggaggcggcggcggcggtttcGGAGGAGGCGGATGGAGAGTTGGCGGCGGCGGCTTCGGTGGAGGCGGCCGCGGATGGTGGTAA